A portion of the Leptospira broomii serovar Hurstbridge str. 5399 genome contains these proteins:
- a CDS encoding SpoIIE family protein phosphatase: protein MDPIYFNFYSFGSLLAALFSAYAAFFFLGIKDRSKAALNIGIATLITTFYHSAYAVGFSSYDEWTIFHRWFMIPIPLISLIHLFLFFFYFPEPQKEKIGLILFGIQYLGILIVTGFYVTVSLRATRTFVFGSHHWDFQTPLFYKIFSLIVLIYIICLIAAGVWRAVVEKGKQRRAVIYILLSYCFLSIFSGIMNALSRDGTVSRAAYQQCADLTLVAGYFIMIVLYINITKERTTILSRIVGVAMATFLLVFQLVGYAILNGYESSFDTIQTKTTRLVVLNGERPDDLSYLVSFDPETSKIETEFGSKDKRTGADDKDELRMLYYKSKLIRLGNLKGDQRWERSSEIIRQDPKHFSVYRAGLREFLLSKGSEIVSDEVVHSFFIHLESKLRVIRSKFYNSPQKNDKSLASKLFVSKEPGVSATLESFSKIFLSEVESGKNGEEMNNIFLSTLIPIREEGERIYRGIRTFRPGDERPKYYVSYIYTHPKTGIIYEAGFDYKSLRRYLHQPALILVVSLLSIVFVTAVGFRLFFKGALLTPLDNIVIGLREVNSGNLDYRLVPHVEDEIGFIARSFNRMTLSIKAARARLEQYAAELEGKVKERTRELEHTLDEIKELKQQQDGDYFLTSLLIRPLGENKATQEKVKVDFFLEQKKKFSFRNYEEEIGGDMNIANHIELKNRSFTVFLNADAMGKSMQGAGGALVLGAVFESIIERTRLIGSIRLQSPEYWLKSAFTELHKVFESFDGSMLVSLVMGLVDDQSGILYYINAEHPWTVLYRDGIASFIENELLFRKLGTTGLEGRVFIKTFQLEPGDVIIAGSDGRDDILLSTDEMGGRILNDDEQLFLKLVEEGGGDLKRIYERILSRGPLTDDLSMIRLSFSETNEQVSAEEAKEKEKIKKLLVKVRKMTKSDEMEEAISFLEEADTLNNRVPEVKKNFIQLYLKVKNYREAARYAEDYLDLKPIDNDILYIASFAARKAGLLRKALNFGERLRLREPSHLKNLINLAQIYIVFKKFDEAASTIRFAIELSPENSTIMKIKDLLDRLVEKQESENL from the coding sequence ATGGATCCGATTTATTTCAATTTTTACTCGTTCGGCTCCCTACTAGCGGCTTTATTCTCGGCGTATGCGGCATTTTTTTTTCTCGGAATAAAGGATAGAAGCAAGGCGGCGCTCAACATAGGCATCGCCACTTTAATCACGACTTTCTATCATTCCGCGTACGCTGTCGGTTTCTCATCCTATGACGAATGGACAATCTTCCATAGATGGTTCATGATTCCGATTCCTTTAATCAGCTTAATTCATTTATTTCTTTTCTTCTTTTATTTTCCGGAACCCCAAAAGGAAAAAATCGGGTTAATTCTTTTTGGAATCCAATACTTAGGAATCTTAATAGTTACAGGATTCTACGTAACGGTTTCGTTAAGGGCTACAAGAACATTCGTATTTGGAAGTCATCACTGGGATTTTCAAACACCCTTGTTTTATAAAATATTTTCGCTAATAGTTTTGATCTATATCATATGCCTAATTGCGGCAGGCGTCTGGAGAGCCGTAGTTGAGAAAGGTAAACAAAGAAGGGCAGTTATTTATATTTTATTGTCGTACTGTTTTCTAAGCATCTTTTCGGGAATTATGAACGCATTAAGCAGGGACGGGACGGTTTCTCGGGCGGCGTATCAGCAATGCGCGGATCTAACCCTCGTCGCCGGCTACTTCATCATGATCGTCTTATATATAAATATCACCAAAGAGCGAACGACCATACTTAGTCGGATCGTCGGCGTCGCTATGGCGACTTTTTTACTCGTATTTCAGTTAGTCGGCTATGCAATTCTCAACGGTTACGAATCGTCCTTCGATACGATTCAAACGAAAACCACCCGATTAGTCGTTTTAAACGGAGAAAGGCCGGATGATCTTTCTTACCTAGTTTCTTTCGATCCCGAAACATCAAAAATTGAAACCGAGTTCGGAAGCAAGGATAAACGAACTGGAGCCGATGATAAAGACGAGTTACGAATGCTCTATTATAAAAGTAAACTAATCCGATTGGGAAACCTAAAAGGAGATCAGCGCTGGGAACGTTCGTCTGAAATTATACGGCAGGATCCAAAGCATTTCTCCGTATATCGGGCCGGTTTAAGAGAGTTTTTACTCTCAAAAGGATCGGAAATCGTCTCGGATGAAGTAGTTCATAGTTTTTTTATTCATTTGGAAAGTAAGTTAAGGGTAATTCGAAGTAAATTCTATAATTCGCCGCAAAAGAATGATAAATCCTTAGCATCCAAGCTTTTCGTTTCGAAAGAGCCCGGCGTATCGGCGACTCTGGAATCATTTTCGAAAATATTCCTGTCCGAAGTCGAAAGCGGAAAAAATGGCGAAGAGATGAACAATATATTCCTATCCACCTTGATTCCGATTCGAGAGGAAGGTGAAAGAATATACCGAGGAATCCGGACATTTCGTCCGGGGGATGAAAGGCCGAAATATTACGTTTCATACATATACACTCATCCCAAGACCGGAATAATTTACGAAGCCGGATTCGATTACAAATCTTTGAGACGATACCTTCATCAACCGGCTTTGATATTGGTCGTTTCCCTGCTATCAATAGTGTTCGTGACTGCCGTAGGATTTAGACTTTTCTTTAAAGGTGCATTATTAACTCCTTTAGATAACATTGTGATAGGATTAAGAGAAGTTAATTCAGGTAACTTAGATTACCGACTAGTTCCCCATGTGGAAGACGAAATCGGTTTTATTGCCCGTTCTTTCAATAGGATGACTCTTTCGATTAAGGCGGCAAGAGCGAGGTTGGAGCAATATGCCGCAGAGCTGGAAGGAAAGGTAAAAGAAAGAACGAGAGAGTTGGAGCACACATTAGATGAGATCAAGGAGCTAAAACAACAACAAGACGGCGACTATTTCCTGACTTCCCTATTAATACGGCCTCTCGGTGAAAATAAAGCTACACAAGAAAAAGTGAAAGTAGATTTCTTCCTTGAGCAAAAAAAGAAATTCTCATTCCGAAACTACGAAGAAGAGATCGGAGGAGATATGAATATCGCGAATCATATCGAACTCAAAAACAGATCCTTCACTGTTTTTCTAAACGCGGACGCCATGGGAAAATCCATGCAAGGGGCCGGAGGAGCCTTGGTTTTGGGGGCCGTATTCGAATCCATTATCGAACGCACACGTTTGATCGGTTCGATTCGCCTACAATCTCCGGAATATTGGCTGAAGAGCGCCTTTACGGAACTTCATAAAGTTTTCGAAAGTTTCGACGGATCGATGTTGGTTTCATTAGTGATGGGACTCGTAGACGATCAAAGCGGAATTTTATACTATATAAATGCGGAACACCCCTGGACGGTTTTGTATCGCGACGGTATTGCTTCCTTTATCGAAAACGAACTTCTATTTCGGAAATTAGGTACGACAGGATTGGAGGGACGAGTTTTCATAAAAACGTTTCAGTTAGAGCCGGGAGACGTTATCATAGCCGGTTCCGACGGAAGGGATGATATACTTCTATCCACCGACGAAATGGGAGGAAGAATCCTAAACGACGACGAGCAACTTTTTCTTAAACTAGTGGAGGAAGGAGGCGGCGATCTCAAACGGATTTATGAGAGAATCTTAAGCCGCGGACCTCTCACGGACGATCTTTCCATGATAAGACTTTCATTCTCCGAAACGAATGAACAGGTCAGCGCAGAGGAAGCGAAAGAAAAGGAAAAGATAAAAAAACTTCTAGTCAAAGTAAGAAAAATGACTAAGAGCGATGAGATGGAGGAAGCGATCTCGTTTTTGGAAGAAGCAGACACGCTAAACAATAGAGTCCCGGAAGTAAAAAAGAATTTCATTCAACTTTATTTGAAAGTTAAAAACTATCGCGAAGCCGCACGATATGCGGAAGATTATTTAGATTTAAAACCCATAGATAATGACATATTATACATAGCTTCCTTTGCCGCAAGGAAAGCCGGATTACTTAGAAAAGCTCTGAACTTCGGGGAACGTTTAAGATTAAGAGAACCGAGTCATCTAAAGAATCTAATCAATTTAGCCCAAATTTACATCGTATTCAAAAAATTCGACGAGGCTGCTTCTACTATAAGGTTTGCCATTGAACTCTCGCCTGAGAATAGTACGATAATGAAGATCAAAGATCTTTTGGATCGATTGGTTGAAAAACAAGAGAGTGAAAATCTTTAA
- a CDS encoding sterol desaturase family protein, producing MPSCEFSWECAKSFGLFQLTMNFLRYYPVAGLAFFIFWVWKKGTFQRFRIQKQFPKSERIISEIKQSAVTLFMFSGIAFSVYVLAGFGYLNRKIYFNLSEHGGWIYAIFSFILITVWHETWFYWFHRLMHHRKVYPIVHSVHHQSVNPSPLAAYNFHWLEAFLEAFYVVPFICFVPIHFGFFLAHTIYAMVMNIWWHLGYEFFPRGWTSHPILKWINTSTHHNLHHQKFHGNYSLYFNVWDRIMGTNFPYYESYFEQIAKDRDEGKETPEFVKEGLADQAG from the coding sequence ATGCCGTCATGCGAGTTTAGTTGGGAATGTGCAAAATCGTTCGGGCTTTTTCAACTTACGATGAATTTTCTTCGGTACTATCCTGTTGCCGGCCTGGCTTTTTTCATCTTTTGGGTCTGGAAGAAGGGAACGTTTCAAAGGTTTAGAATTCAGAAACAATTCCCTAAAAGCGAAAGGATTATATCCGAAATTAAGCAGTCCGCCGTTACTCTATTTATGTTTAGCGGGATTGCATTCTCCGTTTATGTGTTAGCGGGATTCGGATATTTAAATCGGAAAATTTACTTCAATCTTTCCGAACACGGCGGCTGGATTTATGCGATATTTAGTTTTATTTTAATTACAGTTTGGCATGAAACATGGTTTTACTGGTTTCACCGTCTGATGCATCACCGGAAAGTATATCCGATAGTTCACTCCGTCCACCATCAATCAGTAAATCCGTCTCCTTTAGCCGCTTATAATTTCCATTGGTTAGAAGCGTTTCTTGAAGCGTTTTACGTGGTCCCCTTTATTTGTTTTGTGCCTATACATTTCGGCTTCTTTCTCGCTCACACGATATACGCCATGGTAATGAATATTTGGTGGCATCTTGGATACGAGTTCTTTCCTCGGGGATGGACAAGTCATCCAATTTTAAAATGGATTAATACTTCCACGCATCATAACTTACACCATCAGAAGTTTCACGGAAATTATAGTTTATATTTCAATGTTTGGGATAGAATTATGGGAACGAATTTTCCTTATTACGAATCTTACTTCGAGCAAATCGCTAAAGATCGAGATGAAGGAAAAGAAACTCCCGAATTCGTTAAAGAAGGGCTTGCAGACCAAGCAGGGTAG
- a CDS encoding helix-turn-helix domain-containing protein: MFGIFLSLSYFLFHAYLVSSRNILLFPYLFLTHLPCSAVLGALLERYLLLAWGNPAEKPGRFLLKILPALGIAIWLTPFYFQDRDDKIRLLEKIAVSGTDWHVKIPVLFTMCVFLYFLVSVLVRLFRTVRFSVVKKDINLATILFLSSFAILSTFIGSYSVLFGGKDPLGIIGAWLGLFLLFIYVYRQRYPEFFLAVRKVVEEEKRVKASQLGKFDLTDIKSKLKDLFENERIYREEQLTLSTLARRLGLSTHQLSEYLNNEEKKSFFQILNEYRVREAMEKIRSSPMDTLLTRLFVGLPF; the protein is encoded by the coding sequence TTGTTCGGGATTTTTCTATCCCTTTCCTATTTTCTATTCCACGCGTATCTTGTATCTTCTCGAAATATTTTACTTTTTCCTTATTTATTTCTCACTCACCTTCCTTGTTCGGCGGTTCTTGGCGCATTGTTGGAACGATATTTATTGTTGGCATGGGGAAACCCCGCCGAAAAACCTGGTAGATTTCTGCTGAAGATTTTACCGGCGCTAGGAATAGCTATCTGGCTTACTCCTTTTTACTTTCAGGATCGTGATGATAAAATCCGACTTTTAGAGAAAATCGCCGTCTCCGGGACCGATTGGCATGTAAAAATACCCGTGCTATTCACCATGTGTGTCTTCCTTTATTTTTTGGTCTCGGTTCTTGTACGACTATTCAGAACAGTTCGTTTTTCGGTCGTTAAAAAAGATATTAATTTAGCTACGATTCTATTTCTCAGTAGCTTTGCGATCTTGAGCACATTCATAGGATCCTATTCGGTCCTCTTCGGCGGAAAGGACCCTTTAGGCATAATTGGGGCTTGGCTTGGCCTTTTTCTTTTATTCATTTACGTTTATAGACAGAGATACCCGGAATTTTTTCTGGCGGTTCGTAAAGTCGTGGAGGAGGAAAAACGAGTTAAGGCATCCCAGTTGGGAAAGTTCGACCTTACCGATATCAAATCCAAGCTGAAAGATCTTTTTGAAAACGAGAGAATCTATAGGGAAGAGCAATTGACCTTATCTACTCTTGCGCGTCGTTTAGGATTGAGCACCCATCAGCTTTCGGAGTATTTGAACAACGAGGAAAAGAAGAGTTTCTTTCAAATATTAAACGAATATAGAGTCCGGGAAGCCATGGAGAAAATTCGATCGAGTCCGATGGATACGTTGCTGACTCGCTTATTCGTCGGGCTTCCGTTCTAA
- a CDS encoding SDR family NAD(P)-dependent oxidoreductase: MKFEGKRILITGGNSGIGLATARKFVSEGARVAITGRDKNTLENAVKELGPNAKAFRADVLNSDERKNLFKSLEEDFGELDAVFANAGIAKPTPLGNTSEIDFDQILRVNITGAFLTIQAALPLLKRGSSIILNGSIMSSIGPGGNSAYSASKAGVRAMTRVLAAELSPKGIRVNVVVPGATKTPIWGPIESAKARLEGITMSIPLRRIGEADEIANVVAFLASEDSSYIQGSEIVVDGGTSNSPAGAPIYLGK; the protein is encoded by the coding sequence ATGAAATTTGAAGGCAAGAGAATATTAATTACCGGCGGGAACAGCGGAATCGGTTTAGCGACCGCGCGCAAATTCGTATCGGAAGGTGCGCGAGTTGCCATAACCGGTCGAGATAAAAATACCCTTGAAAACGCCGTTAAGGAATTAGGACCCAATGCAAAAGCGTTCCGCGCCGATGTTTTAAATTCCGATGAACGGAAGAATCTGTTCAAATCACTGGAGGAAGACTTCGGCGAACTGGACGCCGTATTTGCGAACGCGGGGATAGCAAAACCTACTCCATTAGGGAATACATCGGAAATCGACTTCGATCAGATCTTACGTGTTAATATCACGGGCGCATTTTTAACGATCCAAGCCGCACTCCCTTTATTAAAACGTGGATCATCTATAATATTAAACGGTTCCATTATGAGCTCGATAGGCCCTGGAGGAAACTCGGCTTATTCTGCTAGTAAAGCGGGAGTTAGAGCCATGACGAGAGTGTTAGCGGCCGAGCTAAGCCCGAAAGGAATTCGCGTTAACGTCGTCGTCCCTGGAGCGACTAAAACTCCAATCTGGGGCCCTATCGAATCTGCAAAAGCCAGACTGGAAGGCATCACAATGAGCATACCTTTACGGAGAATCGGGGAAGCCGACGAGATAGCAAACGTTGTCGCGTTCTTAGCGTCCGAAGATTCTTCCTATATTCAAGGATCCGAAATAGTCGTCGACGGAGGCACTAGTAATTCGCCGGCAGGAGCTCCAATTTATCTTGGCAAATAA
- a CDS encoding winged helix-turn-helix transcriptional regulator, with protein MKRRNLDQDDCPIARSLGTFGEWWSLLILRDAFMGKKRFGEFEKSLGLAKNILSVRLQKLVAEGILEIVPASDGSAYQEYILTQKGKSIFPILVAIRQWGEDFQFGSGCPDKILVDRKYGKTLLPIEVKSRDGRVVGPEDVLIQNTALRKPKVKKTVKAKTT; from the coding sequence GTGAAACGTAGAAATTTAGATCAAGACGACTGCCCGATCGCGAGATCACTCGGAACATTCGGAGAATGGTGGTCTCTCCTCATTCTCCGAGACGCATTTATGGGAAAAAAAAGATTCGGCGAATTCGAAAAAAGCCTGGGACTTGCGAAGAACATCCTGAGCGTTCGATTACAGAAACTAGTCGCTGAAGGTATTCTTGAAATCGTTCCGGCTTCCGACGGAAGCGCTTACCAAGAGTATATATTAACCCAAAAAGGCAAAAGTATCTTTCCGATACTTGTCGCGATTCGGCAATGGGGGGAGGATTTTCAGTTCGGTAGCGGTTGTCCGGACAAAATTCTCGTAGATCGTAAATACGGAAAAACTTTACTCCCGATTGAAGTCAAATCTCGAGACGGCAGGGTCGTCGGGCCGGAAGACGTTCTTATTCAAAATACTGCTTTACGAAAACCGAAAGTTAAGAAAACCGTGAAAGCAAAAACGACTTAA
- a CDS encoding response regulator: MKSVFERNAILCVDDEPIILITLKQELRKQFGDEFQYEIALNGNEALEVVDELVEAGVNVILILSDWLMPGLKGDEFLILIHAKYPNIRSILITGHVDESAAERVKREAGTYAVFSKPWDSTKLMEAVRICCNKN, encoded by the coding sequence GTGAAAAGTGTGTTTGAGCGAAATGCAATATTATGCGTCGATGACGAGCCTATAATTCTTATCACGTTGAAGCAAGAATTAAGAAAGCAATTCGGGGACGAATTCCAGTATGAAATCGCATTGAACGGAAACGAAGCTTTAGAAGTCGTAGACGAACTTGTGGAAGCCGGGGTAAACGTGATTCTGATTCTTTCGGACTGGCTGATGCCGGGACTTAAAGGAGATGAGTTTTTAATTTTGATTCATGCAAAGTATCCGAATATTCGGTCCATATTAATTACCGGGCATGTAGATGAGTCGGCAGCCGAACGAGTGAAGAGAGAGGCAGGAACGTACGCCGTATTTTCCAAGCCATGGGATTCGACTAAATTGATGGAAGCAGTTAGAATTTGTTGTAACAAAAATTAA
- a CDS encoding PAS domain-containing protein — MNPILKWFEGIFASLPLPLLEVWGRFGYLIGFALMLAAYGGFTFRPGGRWGFGRERQAWDSQALLSVIVTFVSILITGYLGSLIVFVPGAQTFESLKDLSVFLCILLFGYPALIAVPFAYGISDLMEGVPPDFLLDWLVGYFINPACFWVAYQLIGKDPDFRKPKTWGWYLLFVLIFMSIEPQLWGYICSDKFTSEISYRNIVPALFFTTLVTWIIAPFAMLGAFPLAKRYSLFWAGIPGHIKEKIIGARDWIWESGRGSVKPSGGFYDQGLPIRMFLVTPFIVLVLIMVGMTSYLTLRSSEETANKLAARLHQEISENINLQLDDFLALSERSSEFERRRGVGELLKNTNIATVGRAFIIDRRGKLISSSNQTRSFTPQPNGGESVEDPVIQNAVQKLTQTFGNLQGLDVSTQSSFHIITAKPLSRENWLMQATPYQDNSKSMDWIVITAMPEAYYLEGVRTGNSQSAMVFAVALALSLLIAAFLSSMVTAPISRISQATQAVAGGDLTQRVPMSRLEELRVLSSSFNHMAEQLQEFLHRTKSSEERSRDLIATTPGIVWEADAITFNFTFVSQQAERLLGYSVGDWKEPGFWADHIHPEDRERAVNYCVECTANLKSHEFEYRFIGKDGRTVWLRDLVRVIAEDAKPKWLRGVMVDITERKIIEEKLLERNQFIESILDITPDILYIYDIVEMKNVYSNNGIQLVLGYSVEEIQEMGSKILPILIHPEDYQVYMDRIVPKYATTGDKDLIEHYYRIRHKDGNWRWLTSRELIYRRNSDGSPKEIFGISYDITKNKQAEATILDLNATLEKRIEIRTDELKKSNESLVEAVQNLEKTMHELKDAQGQLLLSEKLATLGQLAASMTHELNTPLGAIVSSNRAILDIIQDEIKSIPNLLSNLNEEDLKRFKIILDVGLREASRSEEFPNRTLRKEVFRTLRESGIKDYESIANSVIETGLYRVEHDLPWLLQSENASEILQAVASLSTIVRLSNVISIATGKASHVVEALKNYLNPGGEVQEDEISLVDVRSEIETILTLYHSKIKYGVEIVRNYDTNEKCLGNADKLNQVWINLLNNGLHSMDYKGKMEIIIEKKEPWIITSFIDSGTGIPKEIQGKIFEPFFTTKKHGEGVGLGLDICKKIIEKMGGRIEFESAPGRTKFSVWLKSANSSKEALP; from the coding sequence ATGAATCCCATTCTGAAATGGTTTGAGGGAATTTTTGCATCATTACCTCTCCCATTACTAGAGGTATGGGGTCGCTTCGGTTATTTGATCGGATTCGCTCTAATGCTTGCCGCCTACGGCGGTTTTACGTTTCGACCGGGAGGTAGGTGGGGATTCGGTAGAGAACGACAAGCCTGGGATTCGCAGGCATTGTTAAGCGTCATAGTAACCTTCGTTTCGATCCTGATAACGGGATATCTCGGGTCCCTGATCGTTTTTGTACCGGGAGCGCAAACGTTCGAATCCCTCAAGGACCTGTCCGTTTTTTTATGCATTTTGCTTTTCGGTTACCCTGCGTTAATCGCGGTTCCGTTTGCGTATGGAATTTCGGACCTAATGGAAGGCGTTCCGCCCGATTTTCTGTTAGATTGGTTGGTAGGCTATTTTATTAATCCTGCATGTTTTTGGGTCGCTTATCAATTAATAGGCAAGGATCCCGATTTTCGAAAACCTAAGACATGGGGTTGGTATTTACTATTTGTCTTAATTTTTATGAGCATCGAGCCGCAGCTTTGGGGGTATATTTGTTCGGATAAATTTACCTCGGAGATTTCTTATCGAAATATCGTTCCGGCATTATTTTTCACTACGCTCGTTACCTGGATAATCGCTCCGTTTGCGATGCTCGGAGCTTTCCCTCTCGCGAAAAGATACTCCCTGTTTTGGGCCGGGATTCCCGGTCATATTAAAGAAAAAATCATAGGAGCGAGGGATTGGATCTGGGAAAGCGGAAGAGGGAGCGTAAAGCCGAGCGGCGGTTTTTACGATCAGGGCTTGCCGATTCGGATGTTTCTAGTGACTCCCTTTATCGTATTAGTTCTTATAATGGTAGGGATGACATCTTACTTGACTTTACGAAGTTCCGAAGAAACCGCAAATAAACTCGCCGCGCGACTACATCAGGAAATATCCGAAAATATTAATTTACAATTAGATGATTTTCTAGCCTTGTCGGAAAGGTCGAGCGAATTCGAAAGGCGACGCGGTGTCGGAGAACTGCTTAAAAATACGAATATTGCGACAGTAGGTCGGGCTTTCATTATAGATCGAAGAGGTAAATTAATCTCGAGTTCGAATCAAACTAGATCTTTCACGCCTCAGCCTAACGGTGGAGAGTCGGTCGAAGATCCGGTGATACAAAATGCGGTTCAAAAACTGACGCAGACATTCGGAAACTTGCAAGGGCTCGATGTTTCTACCCAATCCTCTTTTCATATTATAACTGCCAAGCCTTTGTCCCGAGAGAATTGGTTGATGCAGGCGACTCCATATCAAGACAACTCCAAGAGTATGGATTGGATTGTCATTACCGCTATGCCGGAAGCCTATTATTTGGAAGGAGTTCGAACGGGAAACAGCCAATCTGCTATGGTATTTGCGGTTGCCTTAGCTCTTTCTTTACTGATTGCAGCCTTCCTATCAAGCATGGTGACTGCTCCGATTAGTCGGATTTCTCAGGCCACGCAGGCTGTGGCCGGAGGGGACCTGACTCAACGGGTCCCTATGAGTCGCCTGGAAGAATTGAGAGTTCTTTCCAGTTCGTTTAACCATATGGCTGAACAACTTCAAGAATTCCTACATCGGACCAAGTCAAGCGAGGAACGGTCTCGGGATTTAATTGCTACCACACCGGGCATTGTCTGGGAGGCGGATGCCATCACTTTCAACTTCACTTTCGTGAGCCAGCAGGCGGAACGCTTGCTAGGTTATTCGGTTGGGGATTGGAAGGAGCCTGGCTTTTGGGCGGATCATATTCATCCGGAAGATAGGGAACGTGCGGTAAATTACTGCGTAGAATGCACTGCCAATTTGAAATCGCATGAATTCGAATACAGATTTATCGGTAAAGATGGCCGAACCGTTTGGCTTCGGGATTTAGTTCGAGTGATTGCCGAAGATGCAAAACCGAAATGGCTTCGAGGAGTGATGGTCGACATAACCGAAAGAAAAATCATCGAAGAAAAACTTTTGGAAAGAAACCAGTTTATCGAATCCATTTTGGATATCACTCCAGATATATTATATATTTACGATATAGTTGAAATGAAAAACGTATATTCGAACAACGGAATTCAGCTTGTACTGGGGTATTCGGTCGAAGAAATTCAGGAAATGGGTAGTAAAATCCTACCAATACTAATTCACCCGGAAGATTATCAAGTCTATATGGATCGTATTGTCCCGAAATATGCGACTACCGGAGACAAGGATTTAATCGAACACTATTATAGAATTCGTCATAAAGACGGGAATTGGAGATGGCTGACCTCAAGGGAATTGATTTATAGAAGGAATTCGGACGGATCTCCTAAGGAGATATTCGGAATATCATACGATATAACAAAAAACAAACAAGCGGAAGCGACCATTTTGGATTTGAACGCAACGCTCGAGAAACGAATCGAAATTCGAACTGATGAATTGAAAAAATCGAATGAAAGTCTTGTAGAAGCCGTTCAGAATCTAGAAAAGACTATGCACGAGTTAAAGGATGCGCAAGGACAACTGCTTCTTTCGGAAAAATTAGCCACTCTCGGGCAATTGGCGGCGAGTATGACACACGAATTGAATACTCCGCTTGGTGCGATTGTTTCTTCCAATCGCGCTATACTTGATATTATTCAGGACGAAATAAAGAGCATACCGAATCTCCTTTCGAATTTGAACGAGGAAGATTTAAAAAGGTTTAAAATCATTTTGGATGTCGGTCTGAGGGAAGCTTCCCGTTCGGAAGAATTTCCGAATCGAACTTTGAGAAAGGAAGTATTTCGGACATTACGCGAATCGGGAATCAAAGATTATGAAAGTATCGCTAATTCCGTAATAGAAACCGGGCTGTACAGAGTCGAACACGATCTTCCTTGGCTGTTGCAAAGCGAGAACGCATCCGAGATTTTACAAGCTGTTGCTTCTCTATCTACGATCGTTCGACTCAGCAACGTAATTTCCATTGCGACTGGAAAGGCTTCCCATGTCGTGGAAGCTCTAAAAAATTATTTGAATCCCGGCGGAGAAGTTCAAGAAGACGAAATTTCCCTTGTAGACGTTAGGTCGGAGATCGAAACGATTCTGACTCTGTATCATAGTAAAATTAAGTACGGAGTCGAAATTGTTCGGAATTACGATACTAATGAAAAGTGCTTAGGTAACGCCGATAAACTAAACCAGGTCTGGATAAATTTATTGAATAATGGTTTGCATTCAATGGACTACAAAGGCAAAATGGAAATCATAATTGAAAAGAAAGAACCTTGGATTATAACTTCGTTTATAGATTCCGGCACCGGTATTCCAAAAGAAATTCAAGGTAAAATTTTCGAACCTTTCTTCACGACAAAAAAGCACGGCGAAGGCGTCGGTTTGGGCTTGGATATCTGTAAAAAGATCATCGAAAAGATGGGCGGAAGGATCGAATTTGAAAGTGCACCTGGTCGAACGAAATTTAGCGTGTGGCTAAAATCTGCTAATTCCAGTAAAGAGGCTCTACCGTGA